A window of the Equus asinus isolate D_3611 breed Donkey chromosome 20, EquAss-T2T_v2, whole genome shotgun sequence genome harbors these coding sequences:
- the LOC106848164 gene encoding rho GTPase-activating protein 20-like — protein sequence MSLPMLGITGSEKDYQLWVSSGKKEAPCPLTGHEHPYIIKMSHRPATGLLPQGPEGSTFQESPDTQGQFILKPRHPARNQQRKGKKSVRINFMGNWALRRGSSTCQDLLHVTPPSPKPGQLFGISLGDVCERDSLPPSLLDMLCFLKQKGPLTEGIFRKSANMKLCRALKETLNAGDKVNLDCESVLVVACVLKDFLRNIPGSVFTSDLYAKWVSITDGENEEEKIAATQRLLDELPRANAELLRYLFGVLHNIQQHSSVNQMTAYNLATCIAPSILCLPNACSAELESDITRKISLVQFLIENCLQIFGEDVASLLGESSMHCDGSEKAADPSTDFGEDIASLLGESSMHCDGSEKAADPSTDFGEDIASLLGESSMHCDGSEKAADPSTDFGEDIASLLGESSMHCDGSEKAADPSTDLGEDIASLLGESSMHCDGSEKAADPSTDLGEDVASLLGESSMHCDGSEKAADPSTDFGEDVASLLGESSMHCDGSKKAAAPSTDFGVSTKQPVESKPVRVIVTYIKAQLQNDAEAPRGVGPPSSLSAMLSVTED from the exons ATGTCACTACCAATGCTTGGAATAACT GGCTCTGAGAAAGATTACCAGCTGTGGGTCAGTTCCGGCAAGAAAGAGGCCCCATGCCCACTCACTG GACATGAGCATCCCTACATAATTAAAATGAGCCATCGTCCAGCCACTGGGCTCCTGCCACAGGGACCAGAGGGCTCCACCTTCCAGGAGTCCCCAGACACGCAAGGCCAATTCATCCTGAAGCCAAGGCACCCAGCCAGGAACCAACAGAGGAAAG GAAAGAAGTCAGTGAGAATTAATTTTATGGGCAACTGGGCCCTCCGGCGTGGCTCCAGCACCTGCCAGGACCTTCTGCACGTGACGCCACCATCCCCAAAGCCAGGGCAGCTCTTTGGCATCAGCCTCGGGGATGTGTGTGAACGCGACAGcctgcccccttctcttctg GATATGCTTTGCTTTCTTAAGCAAAAAGGGCCGCTCACAGAGGGCATATTCAGAAAATCGGCCAATATGAAATTATGCAGAGCCCTAAAGGAGACATTAAATGCTGGGGACAAAGTGAACCTGGACTGTGAATCTGTTCTTGTGGTCGCATGTGTCTTAAAG GATTTTCTTCGAAACATCCCAGGGAGCGTCTTTACATCTGACCTCTATGCTAAATGGGTCAGTATAACTGATGGAGAGAACGAGGAGGAGAAAATCGCTGCCACTCAGAG GCTTTTGGATGAGCTGCCCAGAGCCAATGCAGAGCTCCTGCGCTATCTTTTTGGAGTGCTGCACAACATTCAGCAGCATTCGTCCGTCAATCAGATGACAGCTTACAACTTAGCCACCTGCATAGCCCCAAGCATTCTTTGTTTGCCCAATGCCTGCAGCGCAGAATTAGAAAGTGACATCACAAGAAAG ATTTCTCTTGTGCAATTTTTGATTGAGAATTGCCTCCAGATCTTTGGAGAAGACgttgcttccctcctgggggagagctccatgcattgtgatggcagcgagaaggctgcagatccttcgactgacttcggagaagacattgcttccctcctgggggagagctccatGCATTGTGATGGCAGCGAGAAGGCTGCAGATCCTTCAACTGACTTCGGAGAAgacattgcttccctcctgggggagagctccatGCATTGTGATGGCAGCGAGAAGGCTGCAGATCCTTCAACTGACTTCGGAGAAgacattgcttccctcctgggggagagctccatGCATTGTGATGGCAGCGAGAAGGCTGCAGATCCTTCGACTGACCTCGGAGAAgacattgcttccctcctgggggagagctccatGCATTGTGATGGCAGCGAGAAGGCTGCAGATCCTTCGACTGACCTCGGAGAAGACgttgcttccctcctgggggagagctccatGCATTGTGATGGCAGCGAGAAGGCTGCAGATCCTTCGACTGACTTCGGAGAAGACgttgcttccctcctgggggagagctccatGCATTGTGATGGCAGCAAGAAGGCTGCAGCTCCTTCGACTGACTTCG